One Triticum dicoccoides isolate Atlit2015 ecotype Zavitan chromosome 5B, WEW_v2.0, whole genome shotgun sequence genomic window carries:
- the LOC119307363 gene encoding uncharacterized protein LOC119307363 — protein sequence MADLGLWNQGWTWVLSQKHVVAWAHAAAGCGRDRLAFLVDRHWPAVSRACVSSSRLLLEALRQWRGCTARGLLALASLGPAAVFVILWSCFVCMTSSACALYALLGLGAVAVVIHYMGYTPGLLIVGLFGIMIMWMYGYFWITGMLLVAGGCMCSLKHARFVIPVLAMYAVYCVAVRVGWLGVFFTLNLSFLTNDLLNKLLQGYEGSTEERPFEEMKDSDPATDAFFRGCEYPPAPESEPETVSSAKPFCAAPTQDVLHVQKEPSPSKIVKSNSTSLDEMKRIMDGSTYYDVLGISRSKSVNLIELKKEYRKLAVLVHPDKNMGNPLACESFKKLQSAFEVLSDLTKKNGYDEQLRKEESRQMTQRSRVVSQPSGVEFLSEESRRIQCTKCGNFHLWICTKRSKAKARWCQDCSQYHVAKDGDGWVENRYSASLKLEIPRAFVCAESKIFDVSEWATCQGMECKPNTHGPTFMVNMVGADRMPQRSQSSRYPFSLDAEMIPEDEFELWLQQALATGVFSDSPKRRKSWSPFKLPQKGIRSWRRSS from the exons ATGGCGGATTTGGGGCTCTGGAACCAGGGGTGGACGTGGGTCCTCTCCCAGAAGCACGTCGTCGCCTGGGCGCACGCCGCGGCGGGCTGCGGCAGGGACCGCCTCGCCTTCCTCGTCGACCGCCACTGGCCGGCCGTTTCCCGGGCCTGCGTCAGCTCCTCGCGCCTCCTGCTCGAGGCGCTCAGGCAGTGGCGGGGCTGCACGGCGCGGGGCCTCCTCGCGCTCGCCAGCCTCGGCCCCGCCGCCGTCTTCGTCATCCTCTGGAGCTGCTTCGTGTGCATGACCTCGTCGGCCTGCGCCCTCTACGCCCTCCTTGGCCTG GGAGCTGTTGCGGTAGTCATTCACTACATGGGCTATACGCCTGGCCTTCTTATTGTAGGACTGTTTGGCATCATGATTATGTGGATGTATGGCTACTTTTGGATTACCGGCATGCTTCTGGTTGCTGGAG GTTGTATGTGCTCTTTGAAACATGCACGATTTGTCATacctgtgttggctatgtatgctgTTTATTGCGTGGCTGTTCGTGTCGGGTGGCTTGGAGTTTTCTTCACGCTGAATCTCTCTTTTCTGACAAATGATCTTCTGAACAAGTTGCTGCAAGGATATGAGGGAAGCACGGAAGAGAGACCATTTGAAGAAATGAAGGATTCTGATCCAGCCACGGATGCCTTCTTTCGTGGCTGTGAATATCCTCCTGCTCCTGAAAGTGAACCAGAGACCGTGTCGTCTGCAAAGCCCTTTTGCGCAGCACCTACCCAAGATGTGTTACATGTACAGAAGGAGCCATCTCCCAGTAAAATAGTGAAATCAAATTCTACTTCGTTGGACGAGATGAAGAGGATAATGGATGGTTCGACCTATTATGATGTTTTGGGCATCTCTCGGAGCAAAAGCGTCAATCTGATCGAATTGAAAAAGGAATACAGAAAATTG GCAGTTCTTGTCCATCCTGATAAAAACATGGGTAATCCATTGGCGTGCGAGTCATTCAAGAAGCTTCAGTCAGCTTTTGAG GTACTCTCAGATTTAACGAAGAAAAATGGCTATGATGAACAGCTGAGGAAAGAAGAATCGCGGCAAATGACTCAGAGATCACGTGTTGTCTCTCAACCG AGTGGGGTAGAGTTTCTCTCTGAAGAGTCCAGGcgtatacagtgcacaaaatgtggTAATTTTCATTTATGGATATGTACCAAGAGAAGCAAAGCAAAAGCAAGATGGTGCCAG GATTGTTCCCAATACCATGTTGCCAAGGACGGAGATGGGTGGGTGGAAAATAGATATTCTGCATCCTTGAAG TTAGAAATACCAAGAGCTTTTGTCTGTGCGGAGAGTAAAATATTTGATGTATCTGAGTGGGCTACTTGCCAG GGAATGGAGTGCAAACCAAACACTCATGGTCCAACTTTTATGGTGAACATGGTTGGTGCGGATAGGATGCCTCAGAGATCGCAGAGTTCTCGGTATCCCTTTAGCCTGGACGCCGAGATGATCCCCGAAGACGAATTTGAGCTGTGGCTTCAACAGGCATTGGCGACGGGCGTCTTCTCTGACAGCCCGAAACGAAGGAAAAGCTGGAGCCCCTTCAAACTGCCTCAGAAAGGGATCAGAAGTTGGCGGCGATCGTCATGA